One Comamonas endophytica DNA window includes the following coding sequences:
- a CDS encoding glutathione-independent formaldehyde dehydrogenase: protein MKALVYNGPCDVRVQNMPDARIERHTDALVRITRTNICGSDLHMYEGRTDMKPGRILGHENVGEVIEVGRAVDGVKVGDMVSVPFNIGCGFCENCERGLCNYCLTTNPGLAGAAYGFADMGPYHGGQAELLRVPYADYNCLILPRDASEKQNDYVMLSDIFPTGFHATEMAQLCAGESVVIYGAGPVGLMAALSATVKGASLVMVVDTHKDRLALAEQIGAVAIDDSEGGGIERVMELTGGRGADCGCECVGYQCCNMRHEEVPNLTMNNLVHAVKFTGRIGCVGVFVPQDPNAKEKLQRRGQMAFDFGMFWFKGQKLGTGQCPVKAYNRYLSRLIEQEKVKPSWIVSHELPLEQAPEAYRNFDERKEGWTKITLKPNG, encoded by the coding sequence ATGAAGGCCCTTGTCTACAACGGACCCTGCGATGTCCGGGTCCAGAACATGCCCGACGCCCGCATCGAGCGCCACACGGATGCACTGGTGCGCATCACACGCACCAACATCTGCGGCTCGGATCTGCACATGTACGAAGGCCGCACCGACATGAAGCCGGGCCGCATTCTCGGCCATGAGAACGTGGGCGAGGTGATCGAGGTCGGGCGAGCGGTGGATGGCGTCAAGGTCGGCGACATGGTGTCCGTGCCGTTCAACATCGGTTGCGGGTTCTGCGAGAACTGCGAGCGCGGTCTGTGCAATTACTGCCTCACGACGAATCCCGGGCTGGCCGGCGCCGCCTACGGCTTCGCCGACATGGGCCCCTACCATGGTGGCCAGGCCGAACTGCTGCGCGTGCCCTACGCCGACTACAACTGCCTCATCCTGCCGCGCGATGCCTCCGAGAAGCAGAACGACTACGTGATGCTCTCCGACATCTTCCCCACCGGCTTCCACGCCACCGAGATGGCGCAGCTGTGTGCCGGCGAGTCGGTGGTGATCTACGGCGCCGGGCCGGTGGGGCTGATGGCCGCCCTGTCGGCCACCGTCAAGGGCGCGAGCCTGGTGATGGTGGTCGACACCCACAAGGACAGGCTGGCGCTGGCCGAACAGATCGGCGCGGTTGCGATCGATGACAGCGAAGGCGGCGGCATAGAGCGGGTCATGGAGCTGACCGGCGGGCGCGGTGCGGACTGCGGCTGCGAATGCGTGGGCTACCAGTGCTGCAACATGCGGCATGAAGAAGTGCCGAACCTCACCATGAACAACCTCGTGCACGCGGTCAAGTTCACTGGCCGCATCGGCTGTGTGGGCGTGTTCGTGCCCCAGGACCCGAACGCCAAGGAAAAGCTCCAGCGCCGCGGACAGATGGCCTTCGACTTCGGCATGTTCTGGTTCAAGGGCCAGAAGCTGGGCACGGGCCAGTGCCCGGTGAAGGCATACAACCGCTACCTCAGCCGCCTCATCGAGCAGGAGAAGGTCAAGCCCTCGTGGATCGTGTCGCACGAGCTGCCGCTGGAGCAGGCGCCCGAGGCGTACAGGAACTTCGATGAACGCAAGGAGGGCTGGACCAAGATCACGCTGAAACCGAACGGTTGA
- a CDS encoding TIGR03862 family flavoprotein produces the protein MTEAPTPHAPLDCDVAIVGGGPAGLMAAQRLAQAGVRVHLFDAMPSVGRKFLLAGKGGLNLTHSEPDDAFAARFGARRAQIEPMLQVFGAAQVKEWAAGLGIETFVGTSGRVFPVGMKAAPLLRAWLVQLRSLGVQFHTRHRWLGWKTEGEGEGALRFATPAGELLVRARALVLALGGASWPQLGSDGAWAPWLEARGVHVAPLQPANCGFDVLNVASGTAETRRTFLRELVGLEAAPARGWTPHFQERFAGQPLKSVGLSFTDSQGHAFARRGEFVITATGIEGSLVYAASQWLRNEIGGHGHATLHLDLLPEHGAERVAAEVCHPRGARSLSSHLKSRLGIDGVKMGLLHEVLGREGVNDPAALAQAIKALPLTLAAARPVAEAISTAGGVAFEALDANGMLQAIPGVFCAGEMLDWEAPTGGYLLTACLASGVYTAEGVQKFLAA, from the coding sequence ATGACCGAAGCCCCCACTCCCCATGCGCCACTGGACTGCGACGTCGCCATCGTCGGGGGCGGCCCGGCCGGCCTGATGGCCGCCCAGCGCCTGGCGCAGGCCGGCGTGCGCGTGCATCTGTTCGATGCCATGCCCTCGGTGGGGCGCAAGTTCCTGCTGGCCGGCAAGGGCGGCCTGAACCTGACCCATTCGGAGCCGGATGACGCCTTTGCCGCGCGCTTTGGCGCGCGCCGCGCGCAGATCGAGCCCATGCTGCAGGTCTTTGGCGCCGCGCAGGTCAAGGAATGGGCTGCGGGTCTGGGCATCGAGACTTTCGTCGGCACCTCGGGGCGCGTGTTTCCCGTCGGCATGAAGGCCGCGCCGCTGCTGCGCGCCTGGCTGGTGCAGCTGCGCTCCCTGGGTGTGCAGTTCCATACGCGCCACCGCTGGCTGGGATGGAAGACCGAGGGCGAAGGCGAGGGCGCGCTGCGCTTTGCCACGCCCGCAGGGGAGCTGCTGGTGCGCGCGCGGGCGCTGGTGCTGGCGCTGGGCGGCGCGAGCTGGCCGCAGCTGGGCTCGGACGGCGCGTGGGCGCCGTGGCTCGAGGCGCGCGGCGTGCACGTGGCTCCGCTGCAGCCAGCGAACTGCGGCTTCGACGTGCTGAACGTGGCGTCCGGCACCGCGGAGACACGGCGCACCTTCCTGCGCGAGCTCGTGGGCCTGGAGGCGGCGCCGGCGCGCGGCTGGACGCCGCATTTCCAGGAACGCTTTGCCGGCCAGCCGCTCAAATCGGTCGGCCTGTCTTTCACCGACAGCCAGGGCCATGCCTTTGCGCGGCGCGGGGAATTCGTCATCACCGCAACCGGCATCGAAGGCAGCCTGGTCTACGCCGCCTCGCAGTGGCTGCGCAACGAGATCGGGGGCCATGGCCATGCGACGCTGCATCTCGACCTGCTGCCCGAACACGGCGCCGAACGCGTCGCCGCCGAGGTCTGCCATCCACGCGGCGCGCGCAGCCTGAGCAGCCACCTCAAGAGCCGACTGGGCATCGATGGCGTGAAGATGGGCCTGCTGCATGAAGTGCTGGGGCGCGAGGGCGTCAACGATCCCGCAGCACTGGCACAGGCCATCAAGGCCCTGCCGCTGACGCTGGCGGCGGCCCGCCCGGTGGCCGAGGCCATCAGCACCGCGGGCGGCGTGGCCTTCGAGGCGCTCGATGCCAACGGCATGCTGCAGGCCATTCCCGGTGTGTTCTGCGCGGGCGAGATGCTCGACTGGGAGGCGCCGACGGGTGGCTATCTGCTGACGGCCTGCCTGGCCAGTGGCGTGTACACGGCCGAAGGCGTGCAGAAGTTCCTGGCAGCGTGA
- a CDS encoding type 1 glutamine amidotransferase domain-containing protein: protein MEVMHQLKGKRIAVLAADGFEKVELTVPVTALRLSRAEVDVISLRAGHIRGVNLHEPASRVKVDHTLSDVSPQDYDALLIPGGFINPDLLRQSAAAREFVRNFDASAKPIATLCHGPWVLASAGLTAGRQMTSWPGVRDDLVNAGAIWLDQPVVRDGNWLTSRGPQDMVPFVRELVPFFAGQAHTVAAEGTGGACGSSPQRETPPQPVLQAMKWLPRPSLRTLVLIGAFAVFYAARNRNHGPRGGPDRRHAE, encoded by the coding sequence ATGGAAGTCATGCATCAGTTGAAGGGAAAACGCATCGCGGTGCTCGCCGCGGACGGATTCGAGAAGGTCGAGCTGACCGTGCCGGTCACGGCCCTGCGCCTATCGCGCGCGGAGGTCGACGTCATCTCCCTGCGTGCAGGGCACATCCGTGGCGTCAACCTGCACGAGCCGGCGAGCCGGGTGAAAGTGGATCACACGCTGTCGGATGTGTCGCCGCAGGACTACGACGCGCTGTTGATTCCGGGCGGCTTCATCAATCCAGACCTGTTGCGCCAGTCGGCGGCGGCGCGCGAGTTCGTGCGCAACTTCGACGCCTCGGCGAAACCCATTGCAACGCTGTGCCACGGGCCTTGGGTATTGGCTTCGGCCGGACTGACAGCCGGCCGGCAGATGACATCCTGGCCGGGAGTGCGCGATGACCTGGTCAACGCTGGCGCGATCTGGCTGGACCAGCCGGTCGTGCGCGATGGCAACTGGCTCACCAGCCGCGGCCCGCAGGACATGGTGCCGTTCGTGCGGGAGCTCGTGCCCTTCTTTGCCGGGCAGGCGCACACAGTGGCAGCCGAAGGCACGGGCGGCGCTTGCGGCTCGTCACCGCAGCGCGAGACACCTCCGCAGCCAGTGCTGCAAGCGATGAAATGGCTGCCGCGGCCTTCGCTGCGTACCCTCGTGCTGATCGGCGCATTCGCCGTGTTCTATGCCGCGCGCAACAGGAACCACGGGCCGCGCGGTGGACCGGACCGCCGCCACGCCGAGTAG
- a CDS encoding hemerythrin domain-containing protein: protein MSSTLAFEDAVYLLDADHKMAQKQFLDYQGLCDDGAPPGARQQLALKICQDLSVHTQIEEEIFYPAVQQAIQDDALMEEALSEHAEAKEAIARIRAMEPTDAGYDDTVIQLGMAIMDHVMQEREQMFLKARYSTADLRGMVPELYARKKELQTGQPAPAPAGKKEMAS, encoded by the coding sequence ATGAGCTCAACCCTTGCTTTTGAAGATGCGGTCTACCTGCTGGATGCGGACCACAAGATGGCGCAGAAGCAGTTCCTCGACTACCAGGGCTTGTGTGACGATGGCGCGCCACCCGGAGCCCGGCAGCAGCTGGCCCTGAAGATCTGCCAGGACCTCAGCGTGCACACGCAGATCGAGGAGGAGATCTTCTACCCGGCTGTGCAGCAGGCGATCCAGGATGATGCGTTGATGGAGGAGGCGCTGAGCGAGCATGCCGAGGCGAAGGAGGCCATTGCCCGGATACGCGCCATGGAGCCCACGGACGCGGGTTACGACGACACCGTCATCCAGCTCGGCATGGCCATCATGGACCATGTGATGCAAGAGCGCGAGCAGATGTTCTTGAAGGCGCGCTACTCCACCGCCGACCTGCGCGGCATGGTCCCCGAGCTCTATGCGCGCAAGAAGGAACTGCAGACCGGCCAGCCGGCGCCCGCGCCGGCTGGAAAGAAGGAGATGGCGTCATGA
- the dnaX gene encoding DNA polymerase III subunit gamma/tau has translation MSYLVLARKYRPRNFSEMVGQEHVVQALSNALTQQRLHHAYLFTGTRGVGKTTVSRILAKSLNCQGPDGQGGITATPCGVCAACTEIDSGRFPDYTELDAASNRGVDEVQGLLEQAVYKPVQGRFKVFMIDEVHMLTNTAFNAMLKTLEEPPEYLKFVLATTDPQKVPMTVLSRCLQFNLRPMAPETVLEHLGRVLEAENIPAEPQALRLLARAARGSMRDALSLTDQAIAFGSGQLLEAGVRQMLGSVDRSHVFRLIAALAQGDGRSVVETSDALRVNGLSAASTLEEMAAVLQRMAVLQAVPQMAQDASDPEAEMIARLAQAMPADETQLLYSICLHGRTELGLAPDEYAALTMALLRLLAFKAPAEKKTPAIAETAPAPAPVAAPVAAPAARPEPPAPAPVPVPAARPAPVAAPAPAAAPVAPPRAEPPVRQPLAEAVVSAEDGEGEPFGIDNVEFAPMEVPPWEPLPQESPRMAQRRPAAPEPQTEPESPPEPMARAAWTPSEPSGEPVQTTPEGDRWFAAVQQLIASEAITALVRELALQSQLVGCEGDHWTLCVQRQSLNQATARERLRAALAEAGLAQQLSVEIGPVTDTPARRNAAAAQERQRVAEDIVMNDPLVQTLMREHGARIVPGSIKPA, from the coding sequence ATGTCCTACCTCGTGCTTGCCCGCAAATACCGTCCCCGCAATTTCTCCGAAATGGTGGGGCAGGAGCATGTCGTGCAGGCGCTTTCGAACGCCCTGACGCAGCAGCGCCTGCACCATGCCTACCTGTTCACCGGCACCCGCGGCGTGGGCAAGACGACGGTGTCGCGCATCCTGGCCAAGTCGCTCAACTGCCAGGGGCCCGACGGCCAGGGCGGCATCACCGCCACGCCCTGCGGCGTCTGCGCCGCCTGCACCGAGATCGACAGTGGGCGTTTTCCCGACTATACCGAGCTGGATGCGGCGTCCAACCGCGGTGTGGACGAGGTCCAGGGACTGCTCGAGCAGGCGGTCTACAAGCCGGTGCAGGGTCGCTTCAAGGTCTTCATGATCGACGAAGTGCACATGCTGACGAACACGGCGTTCAACGCCATGCTCAAGACGCTCGAGGAGCCGCCCGAATACCTGAAGTTCGTGCTGGCTACGACCGATCCGCAGAAGGTGCCGATGACGGTGCTCTCGCGCTGCCTGCAGTTCAACCTGCGGCCGATGGCGCCCGAAACCGTGCTCGAGCATCTGGGCCGGGTCCTGGAGGCGGAGAACATTCCCGCCGAGCCGCAGGCGCTGCGCCTGCTGGCGCGCGCCGCGCGCGGCTCGATGCGCGATGCGTTGTCGCTGACCGACCAGGCCATTGCCTTCGGCAGCGGCCAGCTGCTGGAAGCGGGCGTGCGCCAGATGCTCGGCAGCGTCGACCGCTCGCATGTGTTCCGCCTGATTGCCGCGCTGGCGCAGGGCGATGGCCGCAGCGTCGTCGAGACGTCCGATGCGCTGCGCGTGAATGGACTGTCCGCTGCCTCCACGCTCGAGGAAATGGCCGCCGTGCTGCAGCGCATGGCGGTGCTGCAGGCCGTGCCGCAGATGGCGCAGGACGCCAGCGACCCCGAGGCCGAGATGATCGCCCGTCTGGCGCAGGCCATGCCGGCCGATGAAACGCAGCTGCTCTACAGCATCTGCCTGCATGGCCGCACCGAGCTGGGCCTGGCGCCCGATGAATACGCGGCGCTGACCATGGCGCTGCTGCGGCTGCTGGCCTTCAAGGCACCGGCTGAAAAAAAAACTCCGGCAATAGCTGAGACTGCCCCAGCGCCAGCCCCAGTTGCGGCACCTGTGGCAGCGCCCGCGGCAAGGCCTGAGCCGCCAGCTCCGGCTCCCGTGCCCGTTCCCGCTGCGCGCCCCGCACCGGTCGCAGCGCCTGCGCCCGCTGCCGCGCCCGTGGCGCCGCCGCGCGCCGAGCCGCCCGTGCGCCAGCCGCTGGCCGAAGCCGTGGTGTCTGCCGAGGATGGCGAGGGCGAGCCCTTTGGCATCGACAACGTGGAATTCGCGCCGATGGAGGTGCCGCCCTGGGAGCCGCTGCCGCAGGAGTCGCCTCGGATGGCGCAGCGCCGGCCCGCCGCGCCCGAGCCTCAGACTGAACCCGAATCCCCACCCGAACCGATGGCCCGCGCCGCCTGGACTCCCTCCGAGCCTTCGGGCGAGCCGGTGCAGACCACGCCCGAGGGCGACCGCTGGTTTGCCGCCGTGCAGCAGCTGATCGCCAGCGAGGCCATCACCGCGCTGGTGCGCGAGCTGGCGCTGCAGTCGCAGCTCGTGGGCTGCGAGGGCGATCACTGGACGCTGTGCGTGCAGCGCCAGTCGCTGAACCAGGCCACGGCGCGCGAGCGTTTGCGCGCGGCGCTGGCTGAAGCCGGCCTGGCGCAGCAGCTGAGCGTCGAGATCGGCCCGGTCACCGACACGCCCGCGCGGCGCAATGCGGCCGCGGCGCAGGAGCGCCAGCGCGTGGCCGAGGACATCGTGATGAATGACCCCCTGGTGCAGACGCTGATGCGCGAGCATGGCGCACGCATCGTGCCGGGTAGTATCAAACCTGCTTAA